Genomic segment of Bos taurus isolate L1 Dominette 01449 registration number 42190680 breed Hereford chromosome X, ARS-UCD2.0, whole genome shotgun sequence:
TCTTTCACATTTTCAAGGACATTCTTATTCTAATGCCATCTTATCTTATTACAGAgtacaaataaaatgaaaggttTCCAGATTTGTcttaaaatagcaaaattctttcttctaaacttaaaaaaaaaacaaatgctaaATGTGCCAATGTCATGCATAAACCTAGATTTTGAGAATAACAGACTTTCTAGTTGAgtaactacattttaaaatgccaaaaaataaaagaagatcaAGTTCTAAGTCACCCCAGTGGAAGAGAAACACAAAGATGCTATTTACTATGATTCCCTTGCCCCTAGTCTGTCCCTCTACTAGTTAGATCATTGACTGCCCTCTTAAAacacagtgaagaatctgccttggaCTTCACTCAGGGCAGAAGCTGCTAGATGGGGCACTAGAACTTTCACTGGCCACAGCACTGGTATCATCCATGGTGGCAAGCCCAGATTGGGCTCTTTCTTCCTGCTGTCTCAAAGCCTCCTCATACCACAGAGGGAAGGCTCTAGGGTCACTTCCACTGATCTTAGCCAAAAACTCCAGGAGAGTCATCTTGTAGATCTCCGAGTGGGCCCGGGGACCCCACAGAAACTCATAGCGGGCCGGATCACTGTTGGGCACCTGTCGGTACTCGAAGTACTGCTCCTGCACCAACACTCTGGTAATAAGCTCCCTGGGCTCCCCATAGATAAAGTGCTCTGTCCCATCATATACCCCCATCACATTCAGCACTTCCCACACCTTCTCCTCAGAGACACAACCACCCTCCATAAAGATCATGCTCAGGATAACTATCAGAATACCATTCTTGGGCATGGTCTCCCCATCACTCATCAGCCCATCACAGGTGAGGCCCAGGGTAGTGACCAGGGCATAGGAGTCGTCGCTGGGGTCCACTTCCTTCACATCCACGCCAAACGCCAGCTGCAGGCACTCCGAGGCTTCTCTGAAGATCTCAGGGAAGTGATCCTGGTAATCTTTGATAACGACATTCAGCATTTCCGCCTTTGTGGTCAGCTCCTTAGTGCGATACTTGAGGAGCAGAAACTCTACCATATCAGCCACCCTGTCATCAATCACATTTCTGGGCAGGGACTCAGCATTTGGCAGAGCCTGAGAGGTGCTCGGACTCTCCTCTTTTTGGCTGCTGGGGCTATCCCCGGATTCGCTCATTGGAGAGGCAACagcagtgggagagagagaggaacttGGAGGGCTCTGTGAAGGACCCTGGGAAGGATCCTGGGAAGGACCCTGGGAAGGATCCTGGGAAGGACCTGGGGGCCCAGGAATAACATTAAGCTCCTCCCCTGGGGAGCTCGAGATCAGAGaataggaagaggaagaggaggagaagggaaatgaggaggagcaggtggaggATGAGGACGTATCCTCTTCCACAACTGCCAGAACGCTTTGGGCCTCACTGCCTTCCTCAAGCACGCAGCGCCGTCGCTTTGGAGCATGAGACATGATGACTGGTTTCCGGCAACAGACAGGAGTGTGGGCAGAGGTGACAGATGGGGGACCACGGGCctgggggagagagaggatgagagCAGCTTCAGCTGAGAAACAAATTCTGGGTGGTATGACACAGGCCACTTACAGGTCTCCTCTCGAGGGGTGCTCTTGGACGGAACAGGGGCACTCCTCCTGGGCGGCCTGTCTGCTGGCTACCGGAAGGGCAGGGGCTCCCCAGGATGCAGTCAGCCCATCCTGAGGTTCTGGGGTTCACACGGTGGGGGGATTTGAGCCTTGTGGGTTCCCCTCTGTTCTGGGATAGGGGGCCTCTGGTGCACACTCAGGGCACCCTCCTCACCTTGACTCCTGGTTCTGCCTGGACCTCCTCTGCTCTCTGACCTCAGGACACCAGCCTCAGACCTCCACCTCCTGGTTCCTGGAGCTCCTGTGACAGAAATGGAGGGGACATCTCGGGGGTAGTCCAAAGGGTGGACTCTGTGAGGTCTCCCCAGTTGTGCACTGGGAGGTCCCATCGGGGTTCCCTTGTAGTGCCCACTTTTCCTCTGGCATGGCCTGGACCTTCCCCTTTGGGGGCCTGCAGGGAAACTCAGAACAAGACCTGAGTCTGAACAGAAAGCGCTGAGAGCCCCCACATGTGGCCGCACCTGCCCAGGGATTCCCATAGGTCCTAGGCTGGGGAGATGCTCGGTTCAACTCCTCCTCACCTCCCGCCTGCCCtcccagcactgaccacaggggaGGGAGTCTGCTCAGTCCTCTCTTGGGGTCCGGGGAGTCCACCCTCTGTGGATCTGAAGCCTCCGCCCTCTGCCCAAACACCTCACCTTCTGAGACCCTAAGCCAGAGGTCAAGAAAATGCTCACCCTGGCTCACCCCGTTCCAGGGCCTCCATGAGCCCCCACAAGGGCCAGGATCCCTGCCTCCCTATTGTGGTATAACCACCTCAGTCATTCCTCACATGGAACCTAGACTCCAGGCAGGACTGGGGATTGTCCCGTCTGCCATTTTGAGACCCAGCAGCTTTCACAAGGTCTCCCGTCTCTGAGACCCCATGTCAGGAAATGCTGCATGTGGCCGTCCTGCCTGAGGACTACAAGGTCCCCTCTATTCAGGGGTCCAGCTCCCCTTAGTCCTCCCTCAGTGGTCTACCCCCCCTAGGGTCCTCCCAGGGCTGACATCAGGGGCGGGAATCTGGGGTCCTCACCTTGACCTCTGGTaggacctgggttctgtcctctCCCTACCTGAGGCCCGGTTCCTCACACCAAGTCCCCAGTCTCTCTGAGACCCACATGTCAGGAAGTCAGAAAGGCCTAATGCGCTCTTCTCACCTCAGGGGCTCCCAGCGCCGACAACAGGGTCGGGGATCTGTGGGCTTCCATCAGTCCTCCCTCGGGGTCCCCTCAGTCCTCCCTCAGGACCTTACCTTGTCTCCAGGCAGCACCCGGGATTCTCTCCAGGCAGCACCCGGGATTCTCTCCTCAACCCAACTGAAGCCCCGTCTTTTATACCAGTTCCCCAGTCTCTCCAAGCCCCGGATGTCAGGAACTCCGCCCCCTGTGCCAGGTCCCCAGTCTGAGACTGGCTGTCAGGAAGCCCGCCCCCTCCAGGTCCTCAGTCTGAGACCCGGATGTCAGGAAGTTAGACCGTGTCTGTGGGCTCATTCTACTCCTGGGCTGCCCAGGGCCGACAACAGGAATGGGCTTCTCTCAGGTCTCCTCTGTCTGGGGTCCAGGGTCCCCTCAGTCGTCCCTCGGGGGCTTCAGCTTGACTCTCAGCAGAACCTAAGATCCTCCCCTCTGCCCATCTGAGGCCCCGGTCTCTCTGAGACTCAGATGTGAAAGTCAGGACTTGCTGCCAAGGTGCCTATCCCCCCCACATAGGCCTCCCAGGGCCAGGAATTTGGGGGGTCTCCTCTGTTTGGGGCCCAGAGTCCCCTCAGTCCTTGCTTAGGGTCCTCACCTTGACTCTCAGCAGGACATGGGATTCTCTTCTCCGCCCTGCTGAGCCCCCACCCCGTATACCAGGTCCCTGGTCTTTCTGAGACCTGGATGTCAGAAATGGATGATGCATGTGGTCATCCCACCCCAAGGTCCCTCAGGGTCTTCCTTCAGGTCCTTACTTACCTTCATGTCTGTCAAGGCCTGGGATTCCTCCATCTGCTGACTGAAGGATGCACACCCAAGACCAAACCAACCCTATTTCAGTATCCCAAGGCAAAGTGATGTAATACTAAATCCAGTCTGATGCCTGCGCTGACCGCACCACATCTGTTGGCGGATCCCCTCTGTTCTGGAGTCTAGTGTCCCCTCAGTCCTCCCTGAGGGTCCTCACCTCAAATACTGACAGTTCCTGGGTCCTCTCCTCTGCTTACCTGAGTCCAGCCCTGTCAGCTCGATGTCTTTCCTTCTTTTAGACCATTTCACCCAGCAGAA
This window contains:
- the LOC509805 gene encoding melanoma-associated antigen 10, translated to MSHAPKRRRCVLEEGSEAQSVLAVVEEDTSSSSTCSSSFPFSSSSSSYSLISSSPGEELNVIPGPPGPSQDPSQGPSQDPSQGPSQSPPSSSLSPTAVASPMSESGDSPSSQKEESPSTSQALPNAESLPRNVIDDRVADMVEFLLLKYRTKELTTKAEMLNVVIKDYQDHFPEIFREASECLQLAFGVDVKEVDPSDDSYALVTTLGLTCDGLMSDGETMPKNGILIVILSMIFMEGGCVSEEKVWEVLNVMGVYDGTEHFIYGEPRELITRVLVQEQYFEYRQVPNSDPARYEFLWGPRAHSEIYKMTLLEFLAKISGSDPRAFPLWYEEALRQQEERAQSGLATMDDTSAVASESSSAPSSSFCPE